From a single Hymenobacter sp. YIM 151500-1 genomic region:
- a CDS encoding AAA domain-containing protein: MAEHTTYTDPYALEKELRKVQALLKLEQQEDLEQFKIKSAQATIAERQKRGLTWYPVKITKEDIGFGGKLVLELERPAGAGGLHLFQVGKNAALFANIPGRAGSDRPTLSGVITAVKRNKILLATTKEDLPDWTDEGKLGVDLTFDEVSYREMEYALGKVMGAYESRLAELRDVLLGARPPRFKPESEAALYYPSPLNDSQVAAVRHVLAAQDVAIIHGPPGTGKTTTLVQAILETIRRERRVLVCAPSNTAVDLLTEKLAERGVNVIRMGNPSRVSDLLLQHTLDAQIMNHKSYAELRSMRQTAEQYREMAGKYKRHYGWEEREQRRLLKQQAHDLLQESDHLERYITEDLLEQVQVITCTLVGAGNRAIRHLTYETVFIDEAAQALEPGCWIPITKAGRVVLAGDHQQLPPTVKSEQAARDGLRETLFEKCIRRQPDTARMLEVQYRMHEQIMAFSSEQFYEGRLKAAPHVAHADLPAYDLRFAPDLAVEFLDTAGFGFQELGLDESRSIANPEEADLLLRRLAQLLEPYDPADHTDDLLTIGVIAPYRAQINYLKDAVEENDELVGLLEHRMLSIGTVDSFQGQERDIIAISLTRSNAQGEIGFLSDIRRMNVAMTRARRKLLIVGDSSTLGSHPFYKAFLDYVERIGAYRTAWELT, translated from the coding sequence TTGGCTGAACACACGACGTATACCGATCCGTACGCCCTGGAAAAGGAGCTGCGCAAGGTGCAGGCCCTGCTGAAACTCGAGCAGCAGGAGGACCTGGAGCAATTTAAAATCAAGAGCGCCCAGGCCACCATTGCCGAGCGCCAGAAGCGGGGCCTGACCTGGTACCCGGTCAAAATCACGAAGGAAGACATTGGCTTCGGCGGCAAGCTGGTGCTGGAGCTGGAACGCCCGGCCGGCGCTGGCGGCCTGCACCTGTTTCAGGTGGGCAAAAACGCTGCCCTCTTCGCCAACATTCCTGGCCGCGCCGGCTCGGATAGGCCCACCCTGTCGGGCGTCATCACCGCTGTCAAGCGCAACAAAATCCTGCTGGCTACCACCAAGGAAGACCTGCCCGACTGGACCGACGAGGGCAAGCTGGGCGTGGACCTGACCTTCGACGAGGTGAGCTACCGCGAAATGGAGTACGCCCTGGGCAAGGTGATGGGCGCCTACGAAAGCCGGCTGGCCGAGCTGCGCGACGTGCTGCTGGGCGCCCGCCCGCCCCGTTTCAAGCCCGAAAGTGAGGCCGCCCTCTACTACCCCTCACCCCTGAACGACTCGCAGGTGGCCGCCGTGCGCCACGTGCTGGCCGCCCAGGACGTGGCCATTATCCACGGCCCGCCCGGCACCGGCAAAACGACCACGCTGGTGCAGGCCATTCTGGAAACCATCCGGCGGGAGCGGCGGGTGCTGGTGTGCGCGCCTTCCAACACGGCCGTGGACCTGCTCACCGAAAAGCTGGCCGAGCGCGGCGTCAACGTCATCCGCATGGGCAACCCCTCGCGGGTGTCGGATTTGCTGCTTCAGCACACGCTGGACGCGCAGATTATGAACCACAAAAGCTACGCTGAGCTGCGCAGCATGCGCCAGACGGCCGAGCAGTACCGCGAGATGGCCGGCAAGTACAAGCGCCACTACGGCTGGGAGGAGCGTGAGCAGCGCCGCCTGCTCAAGCAGCAGGCCCATGATTTGTTGCAGGAGTCGGACCACCTGGAGCGCTACATCACCGAGGATTTGCTGGAGCAGGTGCAGGTGATTACGTGCACGCTGGTGGGGGCCGGTAACCGTGCCATCCGCCACCTCACCTACGAAACCGTGTTCATCGACGAGGCCGCTCAGGCCCTGGAGCCGGGCTGCTGGATTCCGATAACCAAGGCGGGCCGCGTGGTGCTGGCCGGCGACCATCAGCAGCTGCCGCCCACGGTGAAAAGTGAGCAGGCGGCCCGCGACGGTCTGCGCGAAACCCTGTTTGAGAAGTGCATCCGCCGCCAGCCCGACACGGCCCGCATGCTGGAGGTGCAGTACCGGATGCACGAGCAGATTATGGCCTTCAGCTCGGAGCAGTTTTACGAGGGCCGCCTCAAAGCCGCGCCCCATGTGGCCCACGCCGACCTGCCTGCCTACGACCTGCGCTTCGCCCCCGACCTGGCCGTGGAGTTTCTGGACACGGCTGGCTTTGGCTTCCAGGAGCTGGGCCTGGATGAAAGCCGCTCCATTGCTAATCCCGAAGAAGCCGACCTGCTGCTCCGGCGCCTGGCCCAGCTGCTGGAGCCCTACGACCCCGCCGACCACACCGACGACCTGCTCACCATCGGCGTCATTGCTCCCTACCGCGCCCAGATCAACTACCTCAAGGACGCCGTGGAGGAAAACGACGAGCTGGTGGGCCTGCTAGAGCACCGTATGCTCAGCATCGGCACCGTGGATTCCTTCCAGGGCCAGGAGCGCGACATCATTGCCATCAGCCTCACCCGCTCCAATGCCCAGGGCGAAATCGGCTTTCTGTCGGACATCCGGCGCATGAACGTGGCCATGACCCGCGCCCGCCGCAAGCTGCTCATCGTCGGCGACTCCTCCACGCTCGGCTCCCACCCGTTTTACAAGGCCTTTCTGGATTACGTCGAGCGCATCGGGGCCTACCGCACGGCTTGGGAGCTGACCTAG
- a CDS encoding VWA domain-containing protein, which yields MSDTATRWKLVLGSAADADNQTPLAPDYQGMDDVLTALYDQDRAERRAGLGGSAPRVSRWLGDIRTYFPAEVVAVMQRDAMNRLGLHRLLMEPEILGSVQADVHLVGTLMSLSRVMPAKVKSTAREVVAKVVRELEQKLANPLRQAVQGALSRAVRNPRPRYREIDWAATIRANLKHYQPAQRTIVPEKLVGFGRRGQALKEVVLCVDQSGSMASSVVYAGVFGAVLASIKAVKTHMVVFDTAVVNLTEDLHDPVDLLFGVQLGGGTDINLALIYCQQLITRPTDTILVLISDLYEGGNEQQLIRRAAALAAAGVTVVALLALSDDGAPSFDRGVAEKLAALGIPSFACTPDKFPQLMAAAIQGQTLAV from the coding sequence ATGTCCGACACCGCTACCCGCTGGAAACTTGTTTTGGGCTCAGCTGCCGATGCCGACAACCAGACGCCCCTCGCCCCCGACTACCAGGGCATGGATGACGTGCTGACGGCCCTCTACGACCAGGACCGGGCGGAGCGCCGGGCGGGCCTGGGCGGCTCGGCGCCCCGCGTCAGCCGCTGGCTGGGCGACATTCGCACCTACTTTCCCGCGGAGGTGGTGGCCGTGATGCAGCGCGACGCCATGAACCGTCTGGGCCTGCACCGGCTGCTGATGGAACCCGAAATTCTGGGCTCGGTGCAGGCCGATGTGCACTTGGTGGGCACGCTGATGTCGCTGAGCCGCGTGATGCCCGCCAAGGTAAAGAGCACGGCCCGCGAGGTGGTGGCCAAGGTGGTGCGCGAGCTGGAGCAGAAGCTGGCTAACCCCTTGCGCCAAGCCGTGCAGGGCGCCCTGAGCCGGGCCGTGCGCAACCCGCGCCCCCGTTACCGCGAAATCGACTGGGCCGCCACCATCCGGGCCAACCTCAAGCACTACCAGCCCGCGCAGCGCACCATCGTGCCCGAAAAGCTGGTGGGCTTCGGGCGCCGCGGGCAGGCCCTGAAGGAAGTGGTGCTGTGCGTGGACCAGAGCGGGTCCATGGCCTCGTCGGTGGTGTATGCGGGCGTGTTCGGGGCCGTGCTGGCGTCCATCAAGGCCGTAAAAACGCACATGGTGGTCTTCGACACGGCCGTAGTCAACCTCACCGAGGACCTGCACGACCCGGTGGACCTGCTGTTTGGCGTGCAGCTCGGCGGCGGCACCGACATCAACCTGGCCCTCATCTACTGCCAGCAGCTCATCACCCGCCCCACCGACACCATCCTCGTCCTCATCAGCGACCTGTACGAAGGCGGCAACGAGCAGCAGCTGATCCGGCGCGCGGCGGCCCTTGCAGCAGCAGGCGTGACAGTGGTGGCCCTCCTAGCCCTCAGCGACGACGGCGCCCCCAGCTTCGACCGGGGCGTAGCCGAAAAGCTGGCCGCCCTGGGCATTCCCAGCTTCGCCTGCACCCCCGACAAGTTTCCGCAGCTGATGGCCGCCGCCATTCAGGGACAGACGTTAGCAGTGTAG
- a CDS encoding DUF5682 family protein, with translation MPAPDLRLFGIRHHGPGSTASLLKALDEFRPDLVLLECPADAEAALQAATRPGLVPPVALLLYNPKQHQQALFLPFAAFSPEWQAIQWCHQHGARLRCFDLPASVRFGTSPPGPLSQREGELALELETNSSSEESEPSSELELENQLQTSLPSLSERGPGGEVPSDPISYLAELDGYSDGERWWELRLEHAPGHADTFAVVLDMMTALREELALPETEETLLREAYMRETLRATLRQGYPRVAVVCGAWHAPVLRPELLQQEDKARLKGLKKVPTAATWIPWTFERLSLASGYGAGVVSPAWYELLFEVPRPEVVTHWMVRAARLLRGRDLDASSAHAIEAVRLAETLAAVRGRELPGLEELQEAAVAILGGGYEEALSLVQRELVIGERLGEVPPEVPATPLQQDLLLQQKATRLKPEATPRLLDLDLRKELDLSRSHLLHRLHLLDVPWGRPRPVEGKAGTFHELWDLRWDPEYALSVLDAGRWGNTVASAAAARATAQAAEAPDLETISQLLAAALQADLGPALAGLVARLETLSADTRDVTHLLAALPPLVSVLRYGNVRRTNTTQVATVVHHLVPRLCIGLPQACAGLDYDAARQLLPRLEATHQALGLLPDEALLPDWHAALGVVQRNVTSAGLLAGRAARLLFEAHQLSADEAATALGLALSPAQPTDYATSWIEGFLGGSGLLLLHHPTLFNLLDEWLGQLPEDTFREIVPLLRRAFTDFSLPERRQLLDLARQGPQPPAATAAEDDFDLERGRLVLPVLRELLGV, from the coding sequence ATGCCCGCCCCCGACCTCCGCCTTTTCGGCATCCGCCACCACGGGCCCGGCAGCACGGCCAGCCTGCTCAAAGCCCTGGACGAGTTCCGGCCCGACCTTGTGCTGCTGGAGTGCCCCGCCGATGCGGAAGCCGCCCTGCAAGCAGCCACCCGCCCCGGTCTGGTGCCGCCCGTGGCCCTGCTGCTCTACAACCCCAAGCAGCACCAGCAGGCCCTGTTTCTGCCTTTCGCCGCCTTCTCGCCCGAGTGGCAGGCCATCCAGTGGTGCCACCAGCACGGCGCCCGCCTCCGCTGCTTCGACCTGCCGGCAAGTGTGCGGTTTGGGACCTCACCCCCTGGCCCCCTCTCCCAAAGAGAGGGGGAACTAGCTCTAGAACTAGAGACGAACTCTAGCTCGGAAGAGTCAGAGCCGTCTTCTGAACTAGAGCTAGAAAACCAGCTACAAACTAGTCTCCCCTCTCTTTCGGAGAGGGGGCCAGGGGGTGAGGTGCCCTCTGACCCCATCTCCTACCTGGCCGAGCTGGACGGTTACTCGGACGGGGAGCGGTGGTGGGAATTGCGGCTGGAGCACGCCCCCGGCCACGCCGACACCTTCGCGGTGGTGCTGGACATGATGACGGCCCTGCGCGAAGAGCTGGCCCTGCCCGAAACCGAGGAAACCCTGCTGCGCGAGGCCTACATGCGCGAAACCCTGCGCGCCACGCTGCGGCAGGGCTACCCGCGGGTGGCGGTGGTGTGCGGGGCTTGGCACGCCCCGGTGCTGCGGCCCGAGCTGCTGCAACAGGAAGACAAAGCCCGCCTCAAGGGCCTGAAGAAGGTGCCCACCGCCGCCACCTGGATTCCGTGGACGTTTGAGCGCCTGTCGCTGGCTTCGGGTTACGGGGCGGGGGTGGTGTCGCCGGCCTGGTACGAGCTGCTGTTTGAGGTGCCCCGCCCGGAGGTGGTAACGCACTGGATGGTGCGCGCCGCCCGCCTGCTCCGGGGCCGCGACCTGGATGCCTCCTCGGCCCACGCCATTGAGGCCGTGCGCCTGGCCGAAACCCTGGCCGCCGTGCGGGGCCGGGAGCTGCCGGGTCTGGAAGAATTGCAGGAAGCCGCCGTAGCCATCCTGGGCGGGGGCTACGAGGAGGCCCTGAGCCTGGTGCAGCGCGAGCTGGTGATTGGGGAGCGGCTGGGCGAAGTGCCGCCCGAAGTGCCCGCCACGCCCTTACAGCAAGACCTGCTGCTGCAGCAGAAAGCCACCCGCCTCAAGCCCGAAGCCACCCCCCGCCTGCTCGACCTGGACCTGCGCAAGGAGCTGGACCTGAGCCGCAGCCACCTGCTGCACCGCCTGCACCTGCTGGATGTGCCCTGGGGCCGCCCCCGCCCCGTGGAAGGCAAGGCCGGCACGTTTCATGAGCTGTGGGACCTGCGCTGGGACCCGGAATATGCCCTGAGCGTGCTCGACGCCGGCCGCTGGGGCAATACGGTAGCGTCGGCCGCCGCGGCCCGCGCCACCGCCCAGGCCGCCGAAGCGCCCGACCTGGAAACCATCAGCCAGCTGCTGGCCGCCGCCCTGCAAGCCGACCTGGGCCCGGCCCTGGCCGGGCTGGTGGCCCGCCTCGAAACGCTGTCGGCCGACACCCGCGACGTGACCCACCTGCTGGCGGCCCTGCCCCCGCTGGTGAGCGTGCTGCGCTACGGCAACGTGCGCCGCACCAACACAACCCAGGTAGCCACCGTGGTGCACCACCTCGTGCCGCGCCTGTGCATCGGGCTGCCCCAGGCCTGCGCCGGCCTCGACTACGACGCGGCCCGCCAGCTCCTGCCCCGCCTCGAAGCCACCCACCAGGCCCTGGGCCTGCTGCCCGACGAAGCCCTCCTGCCCGACTGGCACGCTGCCCTGGGCGTGGTGCAGCGCAACGTTACCTCGGCGGGCCTGCTGGCCGGCCGGGCCGCCCGCTTGCTCTTTGAGGCCCACCAACTCTCCGCCGACGAAGCGGCCACGGCCCTCGGCCTGGCCCTGTCGCCGGCCCAGCCCACCGACTACGCCACGAGCTGGATTGAAGGGTTTCTGGGCGGCAGCGGCCTGCTCCTGCTTCACCATCCCACTCTGTTCAACCTGCTCGACGAGTGGCTGGGCCAGCTGCCGGAAGACACCTTCCGCGAAATCGTGCCCCTGCTGCGCCGCGCCTTCACCGACTTCAGCCTGCCCGAGCGCCGCCAGCTCCTCGACCTCGCCCGCCAGGGCCCCCAGCCCCCGGCTGCTACCGCCGCCGAGGACGACTTCGACCTGGAACGCGGCCGGCTGGTGCTGCCCGTGCTGCGGGAGCTGCTGGGAGTCTAG
- a CDS encoding MBL fold metallo-hydrolase, whose amino-acid sequence MSKFLRVAGRLAASVVASVLIGGVAFANLSPELGGKPTKAQRAAYAKSGHYHDGEFQNLVPTTLMTGGSTFSALWKYVFGKSAEHREPAAPLPMQRLDSLSITRKTPDMVRVTWFGHSASLVEIAGQNILLDPMLSVEMGPISWLTPNRYNPQLPITAEQLPPIAAVLISHDHYDHLDYQTIRRLKNKTAHFFVPLGVGAHLRAWGVEPARIQELDWGDSVRLPGLTIVSTPARHFSGRGLTNRNSTSWSSWVLKSATKRLFYSGDGGYGPHFQAIGRQHGPFDLALMECGQYDAQWAQIHMQPEQTVQATLDLGARVLLPVHWAAFTEANHPWNDPVQRAAAEAARHQLPMTTPQLGQPVTLDAGPLPQTTWWR is encoded by the coding sequence ATGAGCAAATTTCTGAGAGTAGCCGGCCGGCTAGCCGCCAGTGTGGTGGCCAGCGTGCTGATTGGGGGCGTGGCCTTCGCCAACCTGAGCCCTGAGCTGGGAGGCAAGCCCACCAAAGCCCAGCGGGCTGCCTACGCCAAGTCGGGCCACTACCACGACGGTGAATTCCAGAACCTGGTGCCTACCACGCTCATGACCGGGGGCAGCACCTTTTCGGCACTGTGGAAGTACGTGTTTGGGAAGTCGGCGGAGCACCGGGAGCCCGCCGCGCCCCTACCTATGCAGCGCCTCGACTCGCTCAGCATCACCCGCAAAACCCCCGACATGGTGCGCGTGACGTGGTTTGGGCATTCGGCCAGCCTGGTAGAAATAGCGGGCCAGAACATTCTGCTCGACCCCATGCTCAGCGTAGAAATGGGGCCCATTTCCTGGCTCACGCCCAACCGCTACAACCCCCAGCTGCCCATCACGGCCGAGCAGCTGCCGCCCATTGCCGCCGTGCTCATCTCCCACGACCACTACGACCACCTCGACTACCAAACCATCCGGCGGCTCAAAAACAAAACGGCCCATTTCTTCGTGCCGCTGGGCGTGGGCGCCCACCTGCGGGCCTGGGGCGTGGAGCCGGCCCGCATTCAGGAGCTGGACTGGGGCGACTCCGTGCGGCTGCCGGGCCTCACCATCGTGAGCACGCCGGCCCGCCACTTCTCCGGCCGCGGCCTCACCAACCGCAACTCGACCTCCTGGAGCTCCTGGGTGCTGAAGTCGGCCACCAAGCGCCTCTTCTACAGCGGCGACGGCGGCTACGGCCCTCATTTCCAGGCCATCGGCCGGCAGCACGGCCCCTTCGACCTGGCCCTGATGGAATGCGGGCAGTACGACGCGCAATGGGCCCAGATCCACATGCAGCCCGAGCAAACCGTGCAGGCCACCCTCGACCTGGGGGCGCGGGTGCTGCTGCCGGTGCACTGGGCCGCCTTCACCGAAGCCAACCACCCCTGGAACGACCCGGTACAGCGAGCCGCCGCCGAAGCCGCCCGCCACCAACTGCCCATGACCACGCCCCAGCTCGGCCAGCCCGTCACCCTCGATGCCGGCCCGCTGCCCCAAACCACCTGGTGGCGCTGA
- a CDS encoding ATP-binding protein — protein sequence MTTILRPHAEDLYAEELAALRAADHHRPKPPNWHLSPWAAVTYLLGGKLDSGFEIEPKYIGQRRLMEIAVATLATDRALLLLGVPGTAKSWVSEHLTAAISGHSDLLVQGTAGTSEDAIRYSWNYARLIAEGPSPAALVPSPLFKGMQEGRLVRLEELTRIPSDVQDTLITMLSEKVLPIPELATEVQAVSGFNVIATANDRDKGVNELSSALRRRFNTVVLPLPTSLDEEVRIVQTRVEKQGKALQLPAEAPALEHISRLVTIFRELRSGVTENGKTKLKSPSGTLSTGEAISVMNSGLALAAYFGDGSLRAHDLAAGLTGAVVKDPVQDRVVWLEYLETVVKERDGWKDLYRACREVVE from the coding sequence ATGACGACCATCCTCCGCCCCCACGCCGAAGACCTGTACGCCGAAGAGCTGGCCGCCCTGCGCGCCGCCGACCACCACCGCCCCAAGCCGCCCAACTGGCACCTCTCGCCCTGGGCCGCGGTGACCTACCTGCTGGGTGGGAAGTTGGACAGCGGCTTTGAAATCGAGCCCAAGTACATCGGGCAGCGCCGGCTGATGGAAATTGCCGTGGCTACCCTGGCCACCGACCGTGCTCTGCTGCTGCTGGGCGTGCCGGGCACGGCCAAAAGCTGGGTATCAGAGCACCTGACGGCCGCCATCAGCGGGCACTCCGACTTGCTGGTGCAGGGCACGGCGGGCACCAGCGAAGATGCCATTCGCTACTCCTGGAACTACGCCCGCCTCATTGCCGAAGGTCCCTCCCCGGCCGCCCTGGTGCCTTCGCCCCTGTTCAAAGGCATGCAGGAAGGCCGCCTGGTGCGCCTCGAAGAACTTACCCGCATCCCCTCCGACGTGCAGGACACGCTCATCACCATGCTCTCCGAAAAAGTGCTGCCCATTCCCGAACTGGCCACCGAAGTGCAGGCCGTGAGCGGCTTCAACGTCATTGCCACCGCCAACGACCGGGACAAGGGCGTCAACGAGCTGAGCAGCGCCCTGCGCCGCCGCTTCAACACCGTAGTGCTACCCCTGCCCACCTCTCTCGACGAGGAAGTACGCATCGTGCAAACCCGCGTGGAAAAGCAGGGCAAGGCCCTCCAGCTGCCCGCCGAAGCCCCCGCCCTGGAACATATCAGCCGCCTGGTCACCATCTTCCGGGAGCTGCGCTCGGGCGTAACCGAAAACGGCAAAACCAAGCTCAAAAGCCCCAGCGGCACGCTCAGCACCGGCGAGGCCATTTCGGTGATGAACAGCGGCTTGGCCCTGGCCGCTTACTTCGGCGACGGCAGCCTGCGCGCCCACGACCTGGCCGCCGGCCTCACCGGCGCCGTGGTCAAAGACCCCGTGCAGGACCGCGTCGTCTGGCTCGAATACCTCGAAACCGTCGTGAAGGAGCGCGACGGCTGGAAGGATTTGTACCGAGCGTGCCGGGAAGTGGTGGAGTAA
- a CDS encoding DUF5691 domain-containing protein: MTWTEEQVRALVPDAGTLKRGQDLATPTKWATLGQTATAAWGECKGSGSQPYRTGIDLTGPAFICSCPSRAFPCKHGAGLLLLLARQPQLLSSTAAPAWLQEWLGKRQQTQDKKAAKAAPDAEPAAAPAANPAPTDDARRKREAQRLVRMQRGAQELETWLQDIIRAGLAATDQHPRSFWESQAARLVDGQLPGLAALVRELPALRHQGPDWPARLLARLGELYLLVRAFLRLPELAAEAREEVLQQVGVTVKKEDLLAAQPPVEDEWHVLAQTTTEEERLTVRRSWLRGQGTGRFAVVVEFSFGSQPFSASLVPAGRFRGPLTFYPGLLPLRAVTGALTFAGLRAATDVPAGGFSPTALLHEYAAALARLPWLREWPALLAQVQLLQQPDQSWALYHPAAAPAVLPVRFATEDAPWQLLAQGGGQFLTLFGEWDGQAFRPLASWVGTAAPAKPATSASAAHGASASSAAATLPAASDGGAAGPAPLPSWPQLLRSALLGTRQNGPDLPEPPVGAATSPEQRLLLAAGTAALMRKAGFQPPSTFALPPAPAPAETWEPLGPLGAECLRALLTSNHYGQFRTPYWEQMARHQRLIPPSLLVPALQAESFRQQLPGPWSALLGERGHWLAQLNPDWHPVLAAMHPTDDLTTWETGTLHQRRFFIRRKHESDPEQVRQLLEATLPTEPAATQAALLSELEHHLTPADAPLLEKYLGARSKEVRQTVVPLLVRLPQSGLVERLWQRAAPLLTLKRPLLGRAKLLVTLPEGWNKTWLADGIEQQTADFEGGERAGWLGQLLALLPPSRWAAHLQVPIAELLTLTEASEWRQLLLRAWARAAYLHQDKAVAPLLLLRHFTQVHQLPHQHVTQLMGLLTDEEKLALLRTHLPPQTATAPDFLPEFLRYVPTPWPADIADAALRYAADVLAPAVTNHYAEAYQRLASVLHALARCVPDDQLPRYQQMLTALLEASPTSTSPVTSLVEQVLDALHFRQQLDASLIEPETS; this comes from the coding sequence TTGACCTGGACTGAAGAACAGGTCCGCGCCCTGGTGCCCGACGCCGGCACCCTAAAGCGGGGACAGGACCTGGCTACCCCCACCAAATGGGCCACCCTGGGCCAGACTGCCACCGCCGCCTGGGGCGAGTGCAAAGGCAGCGGCAGCCAGCCCTACCGCACCGGCATCGACCTGACCGGGCCGGCATTCATCTGCTCCTGCCCCAGCCGCGCGTTTCCGTGCAAGCACGGCGCCGGCCTGCTCCTGCTGCTGGCCCGCCAGCCCCAGCTGCTAAGCAGCACCGCGGCCCCGGCCTGGCTACAAGAGTGGCTCGGCAAGCGCCAGCAAACCCAGGATAAGAAAGCCGCCAAAGCCGCCCCTGACGCGGAGCCGGCGGCAGCACCCGCCGCCAACCCGGCCCCCACCGACGACGCCCGCCGCAAGCGCGAAGCCCAGCGCCTGGTCCGCATGCAGCGCGGGGCGCAGGAGCTGGAAACCTGGCTGCAGGACATCATCCGGGCCGGGCTGGCGGCCACCGACCAGCACCCACGCAGCTTCTGGGAAAGCCAGGCGGCCCGCCTCGTCGACGGCCAGCTGCCGGGGCTGGCGGCCCTGGTGCGGGAGCTGCCCGCGCTGCGCCACCAGGGCCCCGACTGGCCTGCCCGGCTGCTGGCCCGCCTGGGCGAGCTGTACCTGCTGGTACGGGCTTTTCTTCGCCTGCCGGAGCTTGCGGCGGAAGCCCGCGAAGAAGTTTTGCAGCAGGTAGGCGTGACGGTGAAGAAGGAAGACCTGCTAGCCGCCCAGCCGCCGGTAGAAGACGAGTGGCACGTGCTGGCCCAAACCACCACCGAAGAAGAGCGCCTGACGGTGCGGCGCTCCTGGCTGCGTGGGCAAGGCACCGGCCGCTTTGCCGTGGTGGTTGAGTTTTCCTTCGGCAGCCAGCCGTTCTCCGCGTCGCTGGTGCCCGCTGGGCGCTTCCGCGGACCGCTCACGTTCTACCCCGGCCTGCTGCCGCTGCGGGCCGTGACGGGCGCCCTCACGTTTGCGGGCCTGCGGGCGGCCACCGATGTTCCGGCCGGGGGCTTCTCTCCCACCGCCCTGCTGCACGAGTACGCCGCCGCCCTGGCCCGCCTGCCCTGGCTGCGCGAGTGGCCCGCGCTGCTGGCGCAGGTGCAGCTTCTTCAGCAACCCGACCAGAGTTGGGCTTTATATCATCCTGCCGCCGCGCCGGCGGTGCTGCCGGTGCGCTTTGCCACCGAAGATGCCCCCTGGCAGCTGCTGGCGCAGGGCGGCGGCCAGTTCCTCACGCTGTTCGGCGAGTGGGACGGCCAGGCCTTCCGCCCGCTGGCCAGCTGGGTTGGCACCGCCGCCCCGGCGAAGCCCGCCACCAGCGCGTCAGCAGCCCATGGGGCCAGTGCGTCCTCGGCGGCGGCTACTCTGCCGGCCGCCTCGGACGGCGGAGCCGCTGGGCCCGCTCCGTTGCCCTCCTGGCCCCAGCTGCTGCGCAGTGCCCTGCTCGGCACCCGCCAAAACGGCCCCGACCTGCCGGAGCCGCCGGTAGGCGCCGCCACCAGCCCCGAGCAACGGCTGCTGCTGGCGGCCGGTACGGCGGCGCTGATGCGGAAAGCCGGCTTTCAGCCTCCCAGCACCTTCGCTCTGCCGCCCGCCCCGGCTCCCGCCGAAACCTGGGAGCCGCTGGGGCCCCTGGGCGCGGAGTGTTTGCGCGCCTTGCTTACCAGCAACCACTACGGCCAGTTTCGCACGCCGTATTGGGAGCAGATGGCGCGGCACCAGCGTCTTATTCCGCCTTCGCTGCTGGTGCCGGCCCTGCAAGCAGAAAGCTTCCGCCAGCAGCTGCCGGGTCCCTGGTCGGCCTTGCTGGGTGAGCGAGGCCACTGGCTGGCGCAACTGAACCCGGACTGGCACCCCGTGTTGGCCGCCATGCACCCCACGGACGACCTCACTACCTGGGAAACCGGCACCCTGCACCAGCGCCGCTTCTTTATCCGGCGCAAGCACGAGTCGGACCCCGAGCAGGTGCGGCAGCTGCTGGAAGCCACCCTGCCCACCGAGCCGGCCGCCACCCAGGCTGCTTTGCTGAGTGAGCTGGAACACCACCTCACGCCGGCCGATGCGCCGCTGCTGGAGAAGTACCTGGGGGCGCGCAGCAAAGAGGTGCGCCAGACAGTGGTGCCGCTGCTGGTGCGCCTGCCCCAATCGGGGCTGGTGGAGCGGCTGTGGCAGCGGGCCGCGCCCCTGCTCACGCTGAAGCGGCCCCTGCTGGGCCGCGCCAAGCTACTGGTGACCCTGCCCGAGGGCTGGAACAAAACCTGGCTGGCCGATGGCATCGAGCAGCAAACCGCTGATTTTGAGGGCGGCGAACGGGCCGGCTGGCTCGGGCAGCTGCTGGCCCTGCTGCCGCCCAGCCGCTGGGCCGCCCACTTGCAGGTGCCCATAGCCGAGCTGCTTACGCTGACCGAAGCCTCCGAGTGGCGCCAGCTGCTGCTGCGCGCCTGGGCCCGGGCGGCTTACCTGCACCAGGACAAAGCCGTGGCCCCACTGCTGCTCCTGCGCCACTTCACCCAGGTGCACCAACTGCCTCACCAGCATGTCACCCAGCTCATGGGGTTGCTGACGGATGAGGAGAAACTGGCGTTGCTGCGCACCCATCTCCCACCGCAGACTGCCACGGCGCCCGATTTCCTACCCGAGTTTCTCCGGTACGTTCCCACGCCGTGGCCCGCAGATATTGCCGATGCAGCCCTGCGCTACGCGGCCGATGTGCTGGCTCCCGCCGTCACCAATCACTACGCCGAGGCCTACCAGCGCCTGGCATCCGTGCTGCACGCGCTGGCTCGCTGCGTGCCCGACGACCAGTTGCCGCGGTACCAGCAGATGCTTACGGCCCTGTTGGAGGCCTCCCCGACCAGTACCTCGCCCGTGACTTCGCTCGTGGAGCAGGTACTGGATGCCCTGCACTTTCGCCAGCAGCTCGACGCCAGCCTCATCGAGCCAGAGACAAGCTAA